The region GGAAAAATTTGGTCGTGAATTGTGGCCCATGGCGCAAAATTAGTTAAGACCAGTAGAATCGGACCTTTACCGCCATGAAGTTTATCCCCAGCTTGTTTGCCCTGGCCACAGTCATTGTTTGTCAGCCCCGGGTTTTTGCTTTTGAGCCAGCGGAAACTATTAAAGTCGACACCATCCTCAAAACCGAAACTAGTTGGGATGGTCAACCCCTGGCTTATCCGGAAGGACAGGCGGAAATCACCGGCATGATCATCGAAATTGCCCCCGGGGCCGAAACTGGTTGGCATTCCCATCCGGTACCCTCCTTTGGGGTGCTTATGGAAGGAGAATTGGAAGTTACCCTCCTGGATGGTCAAAAAAAGTTAATTAAAACGGGGGAAGCCATTGCTGAGGTGGTCAATACAGTACACAATGGCCGCAACGTTGGTGACGGCCCTGTCAAGATTCTGGTGTTCTATGCGGGAGCAAAGGATTTACCCATAACGGTGAAAGAGCAGAATAATTAAACTCCTCAAGAAAACTGAAGTACCCATTTCCAAGGGTTAAATGGAAAAATTACCCCGGTTTTCAAACCCC is a window of Synechocystis sp. PCC 7338 DNA encoding:
- a CDS encoding cupin domain-containing protein — its product is MKFIPSLFALATVIVCQPRVFAFEPAETIKVDTILKTETSWDGQPLAYPEGQAEITGMIIEIAPGAETGWHSHPVPSFGVLMEGELEVTLLDGQKKLIKTGEAIAEVVNTVHNGRNVGDGPVKILVFYAGAKDLPITVKEQNN